From a single Leptidea sinapis chromosome 1, ilLepSina1.1, whole genome shotgun sequence genomic region:
- the LOC126964840 gene encoding uncharacterized protein LOC126964840, whose product MKTAVVCLLLVVAVSAAPQREGAAYTKEAIKQAQSTYLIPKDAVIQKVEEGIELAAYESIPGNQRINLFEILGDQLPSEVINNLETQVNHIGKQ is encoded by the exons ATGAAGACAGCGGTAGTTTGCCTGTTGCTGGTTGTCGCAGTGTCTGCGGCTCCTCAGAGAGAAGGTGCTGCCTACACCAAGGAAGCGATCAAACAGGCGCAGAGCACATACCTTATTCCAAAAGATGCTGTTATACAAAAG GTCGAAGAAGGTATTGAGCTAGCTGCTTATGAGTCGATTCCCGGAAACCAAAGGATTAACCTTTTCGAGATCCTTGGAGACCAGCTACCCTCAGAAGTCATCAACAATTTGGAGACACAAGTCAACCATATTGGCAAACAATGA